One Corynebacterium tuberculostearicum DNA window includes the following coding sequences:
- a CDS encoding 4-hydroxy-3-methylbut-2-enyl diphosphate reductase, with the protein MTDGKNVLLAAPRGYCAGVDRAVETVEKALEKYGAPIYVRKQIVHNRYVVESLADRGVIFVDEASEAPEGAHLVFSAHGISPAVRAEATQRKQLTLDATCPLVTKVHKEAQRFQRDGYHILLVGHEGHEEVEGTAGEAPEVTHLVDGVEGVAKLPDFLQDEKLIWLSQTTLSVDETITIVNKLRERFPHLENPPSDDICYATQNRQESVKAIAPQCDLMIVVGSKNSSNSVRLVEVALEAGAKASHLVDFAKEIDEAWLEGVQTVGVTCGASVPELLVREVLEFLDERGYSDVEQVTTSTETITFALPRDLRPART; encoded by the coding sequence ATGACTGATGGTAAAAATGTTCTCCTCGCGGCCCCGCGCGGATACTGCGCAGGCGTGGACCGCGCGGTCGAGACCGTAGAAAAGGCGCTGGAAAAGTACGGCGCGCCCATTTATGTACGCAAACAAATCGTGCACAACCGTTACGTCGTAGAATCTCTGGCAGACCGCGGCGTCATCTTCGTCGACGAGGCCTCTGAGGCACCAGAAGGCGCCCACCTAGTCTTCTCCGCCCACGGTATTTCCCCTGCCGTGCGCGCAGAGGCAACGCAGCGCAAGCAGCTTACTTTGGATGCCACCTGCCCATTGGTAACCAAGGTGCATAAGGAAGCCCAGCGCTTCCAGCGCGATGGCTACCACATCCTCTTGGTTGGCCACGAAGGCCACGAAGAAGTAGAAGGCACTGCCGGCGAAGCACCTGAGGTCACCCACCTCGTGGACGGTGTCGAGGGCGTCGCCAAGTTGCCAGATTTCTTGCAGGATGAGAAGCTTATTTGGCTGTCCCAGACCACGCTATCGGTGGATGAGACCATCACCATTGTCAATAAGCTGCGCGAGCGCTTCCCACACCTGGAGAACCCGCCTTCAGACGATATTTGCTACGCCACCCAAAACCGCCAAGAATCCGTCAAGGCCATTGCGCCACAGTGCGACCTGATGATTGTGGTGGGCTCTAAGAACTCCTCCAACTCGGTGCGCTTGGTTGAGGTGGCGCTGGAGGCAGGCGCCAAGGCTTCCCACCTCGTGGATTTTGCCAAGGAAATCGACGAAGCCTGGCTGGAAGGCGTCCAGACCGTCGGCGTAACCTGCGGTGCTTCGGTACCTGAGTTGCTGGTACGCGAAGTACTGGAGTTCCTAGACGAGCGCGGTTATAGCGACGTAGAGCAGGTAACTACCTCTACCGAGACGATTACCTTCGCCCTGCCGCGCGACCTGCGCCCAGCACGCACCTAA
- a CDS encoding AI-2E family transporter has translation MNSDNQPLPDDPQAGLGDKFDESFDTSKLEDVSPHPPGDQVDRSVIAGEVVKAASLWAVRLLIICVFLYALYRLLGNFWQGLLPVLLALIICTVLAPVAKKLRNIGLPAALAAAVTILVSFTAVGGLIAFVAPDFMRQSRSLYLQTVSGIQSLQLWAQGPPLNLDSDDMSSYIDEAASWLQQRAGAIAGSVFTGIGTATSILVTLFIVLVLTFFFLKDGAKFLPWLRDATGKRAGWHLTELLTRAWNTLGGFIRAQAVVSLVDAVFIGVGLALIGVPLAMALAIITFIAGFIPFVGAIVAGALSVTIALVSLGVTKALLVLGLVLLVQQLEGNVLSPWLQSKAMDLHPVIVLVSVTVGSALFGLIGGFLAVPTAAMFAVAYRYGQDMMKLQSGEKTAADLDFSTVAGYLIGRYTEDQGRYKREAWLKMPDYAAPEGAFADVSADGDSNSLDAALNVESTPKEHDKPGMRANLRRARDAFEGLLNGDSKK, from the coding sequence GTGAATTCTGATAACCAACCGCTGCCCGATGACCCCCAAGCGGGCCTGGGCGATAAGTTTGATGAAAGCTTCGACACCAGCAAGCTGGAGGATGTATCCCCACATCCACCAGGCGATCAGGTAGACCGCTCCGTCATCGCCGGCGAGGTGGTTAAGGCCGCTTCCCTATGGGCCGTTCGCCTGCTCATCATCTGCGTATTCCTCTACGCCCTCTACCGTTTGCTGGGTAACTTCTGGCAGGGGCTTTTGCCAGTTCTTTTGGCCCTTATTATCTGCACCGTTCTGGCACCGGTGGCTAAAAAGCTGCGCAATATTGGCCTTCCCGCCGCGTTGGCGGCCGCCGTAACCATTTTGGTTTCTTTCACGGCTGTTGGCGGCCTCATTGCTTTTGTTGCCCCAGATTTCATGCGGCAATCCCGGTCGCTGTATCTGCAGACGGTCTCCGGCATCCAAAGCCTGCAGCTCTGGGCCCAGGGTCCACCGCTCAACCTTGATAGCGATGACATGAGTAGCTACATCGACGAGGCGGCGTCCTGGCTGCAGCAACGTGCCGGCGCCATCGCGGGCTCGGTCTTTACCGGCATCGGCACCGCCACCTCCATCTTGGTCACGCTCTTCATCGTGTTGGTGCTGACCTTCTTCTTCCTGAAGGACGGCGCTAAGTTCCTTCCCTGGCTGCGCGATGCCACGGGCAAGCGCGCCGGCTGGCATCTGACGGAGCTGCTTACTCGCGCCTGGAATACGCTGGGCGGCTTCATTCGCGCGCAGGCAGTGGTTTCGCTTGTCGACGCCGTCTTTATCGGCGTCGGCCTCGCCCTTATCGGTGTTCCGCTGGCCATGGCTTTGGCGATCATCACCTTTATCGCGGGCTTCATCCCCTTCGTCGGCGCGATCGTGGCCGGCGCCCTCTCCGTCACCATCGCGTTGGTCTCCCTTGGCGTAACCAAGGCTCTTCTCGTCCTCGGCTTGGTGTTGCTGGTCCAGCAGTTGGAGGGCAATGTCCTCTCGCCCTGGCTGCAGTCCAAGGCCATGGACCTGCACCCGGTCATCGTCTTGGTTTCCGTCACGGTCGGCTCAGCTCTCTTTGGCCTGATAGGTGGTTTCCTCGCGGTTCCGACGGCCGCCATGTTTGCGGTGGCCTACCGCTACGGACAAGACATGATGAAGCTACAGTCGGGCGAAAAGACCGCCGCGGATCTGGACTTTTCTACCGTAGCTGGTTATCTCATCGGCCGCTACACCGAAGACCAAGGGCGCTATAAGCGCGAGGCATGGCTCAAGATGCCGGACTATGCAGCCCCAGAAGGCGCGTTTGCCGACGTCTCCGCGGACGGCGATTCCAATTCCCTCGACGCCGCCCTCAATGTGGAATCCACCCCCAAGGAGCATGACAAGCCCGGCATGCGCGCAAACCTGCGCCGCGCCCGCGACGCCTTCGAAGGCCTTTTGAACGGAGATTCGAAAAAATAA
- the xseA gene encoding exodeoxyribonuclease VII large subunit: MNQPANTPDTPWPVGKVNDQVKGWIERLGYLWVEGQLTQINFKPTWKLSYLTLRDVQQEKSVQLTCPSSMLQSLSAPLKDGDRVIVHGKPAFYAGRGSFSLWTTEIRHVGIGDLLARIEKLRQQLATEGLFDPARKRPLPYLPHKIGLITGRGSAAERDVMAVAHDRWPAVQFRVLNTAVQGANTVPEVIDALQQLDADPEVDVIIIARGGGSVEDLLPFSEEALQRAVAAAGTPVVSAIGHEPDSPVLDNVADLRAATPTDAAKRVVPSVTEERAIVAEARSRMAAALRGWVERERRGLDNIRSRPVMADPMTPIRARREEVERTRATMRREIEVMVERETRHVESLRARVSALGPSATLARGYSIVQVVPKDGSGPEVVTSYKQSPPGAQLRIRVGDGSITAVSMASQAAD; this comes from the coding sequence GTGAATCAACCGGCAAATACACCGGATACTCCCTGGCCCGTTGGCAAGGTCAATGACCAAGTCAAGGGCTGGATCGAGCGCCTGGGTTACCTGTGGGTAGAGGGTCAGTTGACCCAAATTAACTTCAAGCCCACCTGGAAGCTGTCCTACCTCACGCTGCGTGACGTACAGCAGGAAAAGTCCGTGCAGTTAACCTGCCCATCATCGATGCTGCAGTCATTATCGGCGCCACTAAAAGACGGCGACCGCGTCATTGTCCATGGCAAGCCAGCCTTTTACGCGGGACGCGGTTCCTTTTCGCTGTGGACCACCGAAATTCGTCATGTAGGCATTGGCGATCTGCTTGCTCGCATTGAAAAGCTGCGCCAACAGCTGGCTACTGAAGGCCTTTTCGATCCCGCACGCAAGCGGCCCCTCCCCTACCTGCCACACAAAATTGGGCTGATTACCGGCCGCGGCTCGGCTGCAGAGCGGGATGTGATGGCGGTAGCCCATGACCGCTGGCCAGCGGTGCAGTTCCGCGTCCTCAATACCGCGGTCCAGGGTGCGAATACCGTGCCTGAGGTTATTGATGCGCTCCAGCAGCTTGATGCGGATCCTGAAGTCGACGTCATCATCATCGCCCGTGGCGGCGGCTCCGTGGAAGATCTGCTGCCTTTCTCGGAAGAAGCACTGCAACGCGCAGTGGCTGCGGCCGGCACCCCGGTAGTCTCTGCCATTGGCCATGAGCCGGACAGCCCGGTGCTCGATAACGTCGCCGACCTGCGCGCTGCGACGCCTACCGACGCCGCCAAGCGCGTCGTGCCCTCTGTGACAGAGGAGCGCGCCATCGTCGCAGAGGCTCGCTCTCGCATGGCGGCCGCGCTGCGCGGCTGGGTGGAAAGGGAACGGCGCGGCCTCGACAATATTCGTTCCCGGCCTGTCATGGCGGACCCAATGACCCCTATCCGTGCGCGCCGCGAAGAGGTAGAGCGCACCCGCGCCACCATGCGGCGAGAAATTGAAGTCATGGTGGAGCGAGAAACCCGCCACGTGGAATCGCTGCGCGCCCGCGTTTCGGCCTTGGGTCCGTCGGCGACTCTCGCCCGCGGGTACTCCATCGTCCAGGTAGTGCCCAAGGACGGCTCCGGGCCCGAGGTCGTCACCTCTTATAAGCAATCCCCACCCGGCGCACAGTTGCGCATTCGCGTAGGCGATGGATCTATTACCGCAGTTTCTATGGCCTCCCAGGCCGCCGATTAA
- a CDS encoding exodeoxyribonuclease VII small subunit gives MSEDTIGTGQPGQDAFTPVEELSYEQARDELIETVKILELGQMGLDESLKYWERGEALARACEAHLDGAAKRVEDALDRAEDADAEGDE, from the coding sequence ATGTCCGAGGACACCATTGGTACCGGCCAGCCAGGCCAGGATGCTTTTACCCCAGTAGAAGAATTGAGCTATGAGCAAGCTCGCGATGAACTCATTGAAACCGTCAAGATTCTCGAGCTCGGACAAATGGGCTTGGATGAGTCGCTGAAATACTGGGAGCGCGGGGAGGCGCTTGCCCGTGCGTGCGAGGCGCACCTCGACGGCGCGGCGAAGCGTGTGGAAGACGCGCTCGATCGGGCCGAGGACGCAGACGCTGAAGGAGACGAGTAG
- a CDS encoding DUF4245 domain-containing protein — protein sequence MAAEERPKIFEGAKDISLSLAVVVIMMLLAVGATGLCSINSETQQGAVQEVDEQTFLDTQARAGVGAIRNPEMPEGWEANAARRVDMGGENATVVSWVTADQGFVESTQTQVAADKAGEAYDANYRGIESAREVKGHQVRVLESDDDSVRRLWVTDLGDARLIISGAADDSDFEAATAAFIDAAPIAEK from the coding sequence GTGGCTGCAGAAGAAAGACCAAAGATTTTTGAAGGCGCGAAGGATATTTCCCTGTCCCTCGCCGTCGTGGTGATTATGATGCTGCTCGCCGTGGGAGCGACCGGCCTGTGCTCAATTAACTCCGAAACCCAGCAGGGAGCGGTGCAGGAAGTGGATGAACAAACCTTCCTAGACACCCAGGCTCGCGCAGGGGTCGGTGCTATTCGCAATCCCGAAATGCCGGAGGGCTGGGAGGCCAATGCTGCCCGCCGCGTAGATATGGGCGGCGAGAATGCCACCGTGGTCAGCTGGGTGACCGCTGACCAAGGGTTTGTGGAGTCTACACAAACGCAGGTCGCGGCCGATAAGGCAGGCGAGGCGTACGATGCCAACTACCGCGGCATTGAATCCGCCCGCGAGGTCAAGGGCCACCAAGTGCGGGTGCTAGAAAGCGACGATGATTCCGTGCGCCGCCTGTGGGTTACGGATTTGGGCGATGCCCGTCTCATCATCTCCGGCGCCGCGGACGACAGTGACTTTGAGGCTGCTACCGCTGCGTTTATCGACGCCGCACCTATAGCCGAAAAATAA
- a CDS encoding DUF6542 domain-containing protein, with product MSQAKQRKSSAAQSSGLPSITLGKGLGLLAALLLTGALISILMGSIGWAYLAFLVIGSLLVALIVEERGLFLTVASIPIVYAITVGVAGFFITKANLPDGASAFSKTAIVTAAFPLVQRFLWLLIAFVGAAIIAWLRWARYRKTAKRTAEMETASRRADAEQDRRNREERLSVADLMARDKPAKNSKQSQAAPQRARASHTLKKSRPAPKDRLRGRDREERRRMQQEERDNPLRPDPARRAGDSVPASQQEKEQPKQGWDDNLYDED from the coding sequence GTGTCACAAGCCAAGCAAAGAAAGTCCTCCGCCGCCCAAAGCTCCGGTCTCCCCAGCATCACACTGGGCAAGGGCCTTGGGCTGCTCGCGGCACTCTTGCTCACGGGCGCGTTGATTTCCATCCTGATGGGTTCCATCGGGTGGGCTTACCTCGCGTTCCTTGTCATCGGCTCGCTGCTGGTGGCGCTCATCGTAGAAGAACGCGGCCTCTTCCTCACCGTGGCTTCTATCCCCATTGTGTATGCCATAACGGTGGGCGTGGCCGGTTTCTTTATCACCAAGGCCAACTTGCCAGACGGCGCATCGGCGTTTTCCAAGACGGCGATCGTCACCGCGGCGTTCCCCCTTGTCCAGAGGTTCCTGTGGCTCCTCATTGCCTTCGTGGGTGCGGCAATCATCGCCTGGCTGCGCTGGGCACGCTATCGCAAGACGGCCAAGCGCACCGCCGAAATGGAAACCGCTTCCCGCCGTGCCGACGCCGAACAAGACCGACGCAACCGCGAGGAACGCCTATCGGTTGCAGACTTGATGGCGCGCGATAAGCCGGCAAAGAACTCCAAGCAGTCTCAAGCCGCACCGCAGCGCGCCCGCGCCTCGCACACGTTAAAGAAGTCACGCCCCGCGCCCAAGGATCGCCTGCGTGGGCGCGACCGTGAAGAGCGCCGCCGAATGCAACAAGAGGAACGCGACAATCCGCTGCGCCCGGATCCAGCCCGGCGCGCTGGCGATTCCGTCCCGGCGTCTCAGCAGGAGAAGGAACAGCCTAAGCAAGGCTGGGACGATAACCTCTACGACGAGGATTAA
- a CDS encoding DNA recombination protein RmuC, with protein sequence MTSTLPVLLLFIGLILGAVMGWLAHSYSATRSAPSAEHRALQDSQRRQAELQPLEKAMDRLGFQLQEIEEDRTALLASLSSQVQAVTRTSSRLTERTDKLVTALRSPNVRGRWGEVQLERVVELGGMTKHVDFDCQVSAPLGGRIVRPDMLINLAGGRHIIVDAKVPFTSYLDALETDDPEEHAGFLRRHAHLMRGHVQALSQKDYIEAFQPTPEFVIPFVPADPFLDAALSVDPELIEYAFERNVVIATPSSLFALLRTVAMGWHQEDISAKAKEVQRLGRELYTRLNTLSDHYSKVGHNLEKAVEAYNATLSSLDSRVGVTARKLHEMDIPGRTDRTPREPLPIDTWPRGNSAL encoded by the coding sequence ATGACTTCCACTTTGCCCGTGCTGCTACTTTTTATCGGCCTCATCCTCGGCGCGGTAATGGGCTGGCTGGCCCATTCTTACTCCGCTACGCGCTCCGCGCCGAGCGCCGAGCACCGCGCGCTACAAGACTCGCAGCGCCGCCAAGCCGAACTCCAACCGCTAGAAAAGGCCATGGACCGCTTGGGATTTCAGCTCCAAGAAATTGAGGAAGACCGCACCGCGCTGCTCGCCTCCCTCTCCAGCCAGGTGCAGGCGGTGACCCGCACCTCCTCCCGCCTGACCGAACGCACCGACAAACTAGTAACCGCTTTGCGCTCACCCAATGTGCGTGGCCGTTGGGGCGAGGTGCAATTAGAGCGCGTGGTGGAGCTAGGCGGTATGACCAAACACGTGGACTTTGATTGCCAGGTCTCCGCCCCATTAGGCGGGCGCATCGTCCGCCCTGACATGCTCATCAATTTGGCCGGTGGCCGCCACATCATCGTCGATGCCAAGGTTCCTTTTACCTCTTACCTTGACGCCCTAGAAACCGATGACCCAGAAGAGCACGCCGGCTTCCTCCGCCGCCACGCGCATTTAATGCGCGGCCACGTCCAAGCACTATCGCAGAAGGACTACATTGAGGCGTTTCAACCAACGCCCGAGTTCGTCATCCCCTTCGTTCCCGCAGACCCCTTCCTTGATGCCGCGCTATCGGTGGATCCAGAACTTATCGAGTACGCCTTTGAACGCAATGTAGTCATTGCCACCCCCAGCTCGCTTTTTGCCCTCTTGCGCACGGTGGCCATGGGCTGGCACCAAGAAGATATCTCCGCCAAGGCTAAGGAGGTCCAGCGCTTAGGGCGCGAACTGTATACGCGCCTGAATACGCTTTCTGATCACTACAGCAAGGTGGGCCATAACCTGGAGAAAGCAGTCGAGGCTTATAATGCCACGCTTTCTTCGCTTGATTCCCGCGTGGGCGTGACCGCCCGCAAATTGCATGAGATGGATATCCCCGGCCGCACGGATCGCACCCCGCGGGAGCCCTTGCCTATTGATACCTGGCCGCGCGGGAATTCGGCACTATAA